The proteins below come from a single Thunnus thynnus chromosome 10, fThuThy2.1, whole genome shotgun sequence genomic window:
- the LOC137191618 gene encoding G protein-activated inward rectifier potassium channel 3-like isoform X1, whose product MYPGARRDFNSETRGSPGSIGTTAMWPPGSTQDETRGQPNQPKSLMVVHSTPSGEKIQCESYLINKNTEFSLPLPDIMPGAFPELATAKRHHKSITDIPYRGSICLLPPPLGFTDREQAFLRRCSLRETNTVSRYPRHALSVPNMESPSSLHVINNSPLHSTPLSPVHSNMSSPAREIDSLAKARSKLLESDCDQTPTIPAETREQLRYISKDGKCRVNLCHISERGRFLSDIFTSFVDLQYRWFLFVFMMCYITTWLLFAGLYFLNASFRGDVGQERPVSITKDHLLDQRPCYLGVDGFISALLFSVETQRTIGYGSRTVSPTCHEGVLLVMMQCIVGSMIDALMVGCMFVKISRPKKRAETLLFSRTCVIANRDDQLCLMFRLGDLRESHMVDAKVRAKLIKSRQTTEGEFLPLEQTEINLGYETGSDRLFLVEPQVIQHNIDSNSPLWEFGPEQLRRQQFEIIVILEGIVEATGMMCQAKTSYIETEIEWGARFEPCMTLEKGSFRVDLRRFHTTYQVPLPHCSASQAHQLMVLTDCKLQDSKACRDWRILAEEKTDEDKDKQPAHGGYTIDNIQEERVSEGNECEGSAEKGLP is encoded by the exons ATGTATCCTGGTGCTAGAAGAGACTTTAACTCTGAAACCAGAGGGTCCCCTGGATCCATTGGGACAACAGCCATGTGGCCTCCAGGGTCCACCCAGGATGAGACAAGGGGACAGCCCAATCAGCCAAAATCTCTCATGGTCGTCCATTCCACACCATCGGGGGAGAAAATTCAATGCGAGAGCTACTTAATAAAT aaaaacacagagttCTCACTTCCTCTCCCAGACATCATGCCAGGAGCTTTTCCTGAGCTTGCTACAGCCAAGCGGCACCATAAAAGTATAACAGACATTCCTTATCGTGGAAGCATTTGCTTGCTCCCTCCTCCCCTTGGTttcacagacagagagcaagcCTTTTTGCGCCGCTGCTCACTGAGAGAGACCAACACGGTTTCACGGTACCCTCGCCATGCCCTCAGTGTGCCTAATATGGAGAGTCCTAGCTCCCTTCATGTCATTAACAACAGTCCTCTTCATAGTACCCCGCTCTCACCTGTGCACAGCAACATGTCAAGCCCTGCTAGAGAGATAGACAGCCTGGCCAAGGCCCGGAGTAAACTTCTGGAGAGTGACTGTGACCAAACCCCCACCATTCCTGCAGAAACCAGGGAGCAACTTCGCTACATCTCCAAGGATGGAAAGTGTCGTGTCAACCTGTGTCACATTTCTGAGAGGGGCCGTTTCCTGTCTGACATCTTTACCTCTTTTGTGGACCTTCAGTACCGCTGGTTTCTATTCGTATTCATGATGTGCTACATCACCACCTGGTTATTGTTTGCTGGACTGTATTTCTTGAATGCTTCCTTCCGAGGTGATGTAGGACAAGAGCGACCCGTCAGCATCACTAAAGACCATCTCCTTGACCAAAGGCCCTGCTACTTAGGTGTTGATGGCTTCATCTCAGCTCTACTCTTCTCTGTGGAGACGCAGCGCACCATTGGTTATGGGTCACGCACTGTGTCCCctacctgccatgagggtgtgCTGCTGGTCATGATGCAGTGTATTGTAGGGTCCATGATAGATGCTCTAATGGTGGGTTGCATGTTTGTCAAAATATCTCGACCTAAAAAGCGGGCTGAGACACTTCTTTTTAGTCGCACTTGTGTTATCGCCAACCGTGATGATCAGCTATGTTTAATGTTCCGGCTGGGGGACCTGAGAGAAAGCCACATGGTGGATGCTAAGGTCCGTGCAAAGTTAATTAAGTCCCGACAAACAACTGAGGGTGAGTTCCTGCCACTTGAGCAGACAGAGATTAACCTTGGTTATGAAACAGGGTCAGACCGACTCTTTCTGGTAGAGCCTCAAGTCATCCAGCACAACATTGACTCCAATAGTCCACTCTGGGAATTTGGCCCCGAACAGCTTAGACGACAACAGTTTGAGATAATTGTTATCTTGGAAGGAATTGTTGAGGCCACAG GCATGATGTGTCAAGCCAAGACATCCTATATTGAAACAGAGATTGAGTGGGGTGCTCGCTTTGAACCCTGCATGACACTGGAGAAGGGCTCGTTCAGAGTCGACCTGCGTCGGTTCCACACCACCTACCAGGTACCGTTACCACACTGCAGTGCCAGCCAGGCGCACCAGTTAATGGTTCTGACTGACTGTAAACTTCAAGACTCCAAAGCCTGCAGAGACTGGAGAATTTTAGcagaagaaaagacagatgaagacaaagacaagCAACCAGCACATGGAGGATACACTATTGATAATATTCAGGAGGAGAGAGTATCTGAAGGGAATGAGTGTGAAGGGAGTGCAGAAAAAGGCTTGCCATGA
- the igflr1 gene encoding IGF-like family receptor 1 isoform X2, which yields MEGYSKKCKDLTTRFDSGTKQCVPCEKPKPGRGLTPNCGYDDNRGRHETSTKSCKINFFNDGSKAFCQPCTSCPTGFQTVSPCNATTDTQCQDLRLTTEDPARETTTTTTIATSQRVSTFFSKASTIQTKEESSLTPHATNTPTKLNPVATSNDVPWALHFAILIAIILVALFGFIIYMKRKRGRNTSYGTSLTRRSSCMNVGFYPLSALPESDLEDILRPDIISAPLQTVLDNLDVLEELVILLDPESHGVKNTKHLASHCSFPSTWITYTYSMKDSKSPLKAVLEGVTSRHPDWTVGHLAKLLRHIERNDAIAPLAKLRFN from the exons ATGGAGGGGTACTCTAAAAAGTGCAAGGATCTGACGACTCGCTTTGATTCGGGTACAAAACAGTGTGTCCCGTGTGAGAAGCCAAAACCAG GAAGAGGACTTACCCCTAACTGTGGCTATGATGACAACAGAGGTCGACATGAGACATCCACCAAAAGTTGCAAAATCAACTTTTTTAATGATGGCAGCAAAGCATTCTGTCAACCATGCACCTCATGTCCGACTGGTTTTCAAACTGTGAGCCCCTGCAACGCAACTACCGATACCCAGTGCCAAGACCTACG TTTGACCACCGAAGATCCTGCCAGA gaaacaactacaacaacaacaatagcaaCATCTCAGCGTGTTTCAACTTTTTTCAGCAAGGCATCAACG attcAGACGAAGGAAGAATCCAGCTTAACACCTCATGCAACAAATACACCAACTAAATTAAACCCAGTTGCAACCAGTAATGATGTGCCAT gGGCATTACATTTTGCCATCCTAATTGCCATCATACTTGTTGCACTATTTGGTTTCATAATCTAcatgaagaggaaaagag GCAGGAACACAAGCTATGGAACAAGTTTGACCAGAAGATCATCATGCATGAATGTAGGGTTCTATCCCCTCTCTGCCCTACCTGAAAGTGATCTGGAGGACATTCTGA GGCCTGACATCATATCAGCACCTCTACAGACTGTGTTGGACAACCTGGATGTTTTGGAGGAGCTGGTTATTTTGTTGGATCCAGAGAGCCATGGCGTCAAGAACACCAAACATCTTGCATCTCACTGCTCCTTCCCGTCCACCTGGATCACGTACACCTATTCTATGAAGGACAGTAAGAGCCCTCTTAAAGCTGTGCTGGAAGGGGTCACTAGCAGGCACCCTGACTGGACAGTGGGGCATCTGGCAAAGCTGCTCAGACATATAGAGCGCAATGATGCCATTGCCCCCCTTGCAAAACTCAGATTTAATTAG
- the LOC137191618 gene encoding G protein-activated inward rectifier potassium channel 3-like isoform X2 codes for MYPGARRDFNSETRGSPGSIGTTAMWPPGSTQDETRGQPNQPKSLMVVHSTPSGEKIQCESYLINKNTEFSLPLPDIMPGAFPELATAKRHHKSITDIPYRGSICLLPPPLGFTDREQAFLRRCSLRETNTVSRYPRHALSVPNMESPSSLHVINNSPLHSTPLSPVHSNMSSPAREIDSLAKARSKLLESDCDQTPTIPAETREQLRYISKDGKCRVNLCHISERGRFLSDIFTSFVDLQYRWFLFVFMMCYITTWLLFAGLYFLNASFRGDVGQERPVSITKDHLLDQRPCYLGVDGFISALLFSVETQRTIGYGSRTVSPTCHEGVLLVMMQCIVGSMIDALMVGCMFVKISRPKKRAETLLFSRTCVIANRDDQLCLMFRLGDLRESHMVDAKVRAKLIKSRQTTEGMMCQAKTSYIETEIEWGARFEPCMTLEKGSFRVDLRRFHTTYQVPLPHCSASQAHQLMVLTDCKLQDSKACRDWRILAEEKTDEDKDKQPAHGGYTIDNIQEERVSEGNECEGSAEKGLP; via the exons ATGTATCCTGGTGCTAGAAGAGACTTTAACTCTGAAACCAGAGGGTCCCCTGGATCCATTGGGACAACAGCCATGTGGCCTCCAGGGTCCACCCAGGATGAGACAAGGGGACAGCCCAATCAGCCAAAATCTCTCATGGTCGTCCATTCCACACCATCGGGGGAGAAAATTCAATGCGAGAGCTACTTAATAAAT aaaaacacagagttCTCACTTCCTCTCCCAGACATCATGCCAGGAGCTTTTCCTGAGCTTGCTACAGCCAAGCGGCACCATAAAAGTATAACAGACATTCCTTATCGTGGAAGCATTTGCTTGCTCCCTCCTCCCCTTGGTttcacagacagagagcaagcCTTTTTGCGCCGCTGCTCACTGAGAGAGACCAACACGGTTTCACGGTACCCTCGCCATGCCCTCAGTGTGCCTAATATGGAGAGTCCTAGCTCCCTTCATGTCATTAACAACAGTCCTCTTCATAGTACCCCGCTCTCACCTGTGCACAGCAACATGTCAAGCCCTGCTAGAGAGATAGACAGCCTGGCCAAGGCCCGGAGTAAACTTCTGGAGAGTGACTGTGACCAAACCCCCACCATTCCTGCAGAAACCAGGGAGCAACTTCGCTACATCTCCAAGGATGGAAAGTGTCGTGTCAACCTGTGTCACATTTCTGAGAGGGGCCGTTTCCTGTCTGACATCTTTACCTCTTTTGTGGACCTTCAGTACCGCTGGTTTCTATTCGTATTCATGATGTGCTACATCACCACCTGGTTATTGTTTGCTGGACTGTATTTCTTGAATGCTTCCTTCCGAGGTGATGTAGGACAAGAGCGACCCGTCAGCATCACTAAAGACCATCTCCTTGACCAAAGGCCCTGCTACTTAGGTGTTGATGGCTTCATCTCAGCTCTACTCTTCTCTGTGGAGACGCAGCGCACCATTGGTTATGGGTCACGCACTGTGTCCCctacctgccatgagggtgtgCTGCTGGTCATGATGCAGTGTATTGTAGGGTCCATGATAGATGCTCTAATGGTGGGTTGCATGTTTGTCAAAATATCTCGACCTAAAAAGCGGGCTGAGACACTTCTTTTTAGTCGCACTTGTGTTATCGCCAACCGTGATGATCAGCTATGTTTAATGTTCCGGCTGGGGGACCTGAGAGAAAGCCACATGGTGGATGCTAAGGTCCGTGCAAAGTTAATTAAGTCCCGACAAACAACTGAGG GCATGATGTGTCAAGCCAAGACATCCTATATTGAAACAGAGATTGAGTGGGGTGCTCGCTTTGAACCCTGCATGACACTGGAGAAGGGCTCGTTCAGAGTCGACCTGCGTCGGTTCCACACCACCTACCAGGTACCGTTACCACACTGCAGTGCCAGCCAGGCGCACCAGTTAATGGTTCTGACTGACTGTAAACTTCAAGACTCCAAAGCCTGCAGAGACTGGAGAATTTTAGcagaagaaaagacagatgaagacaaagacaagCAACCAGCACATGGAGGATACACTATTGATAATATTCAGGAGGAGAGAGTATCTGAAGGGAATGAGTGTGAAGGGAGTGCAGAAAAAGGCTTGCCATGA
- the igflr1 gene encoding IGF-like family receptor 1 isoform X1 — MEGYSKKCKDLTTRFDSGTKQCVPCEKPKPGRGLTPNCGYDDNRGRHETSTKSCKINFFNDGSKAFCQPCTSCPTGFQTVSPCNATTDTQCQDLRSLTTEDPARETTTTTTIATSQRVSTFFSKASTIQTKEESSLTPHATNTPTKLNPVATSNDVPWALHFAILIAIILVALFGFIIYMKRKRGRNTSYGTSLTRRSSCMNVGFYPLSALPESDLEDILRPDIISAPLQTVLDNLDVLEELVILLDPESHGVKNTKHLASHCSFPSTWITYTYSMKDSKSPLKAVLEGVTSRHPDWTVGHLAKLLRHIERNDAIAPLAKLRFN; from the exons ATGGAGGGGTACTCTAAAAAGTGCAAGGATCTGACGACTCGCTTTGATTCGGGTACAAAACAGTGTGTCCCGTGTGAGAAGCCAAAACCAG GAAGAGGACTTACCCCTAACTGTGGCTATGATGACAACAGAGGTCGACATGAGACATCCACCAAAAGTTGCAAAATCAACTTTTTTAATGATGGCAGCAAAGCATTCTGTCAACCATGCACCTCATGTCCGACTGGTTTTCAAACTGTGAGCCCCTGCAACGCAACTACCGATACCCAGTGCCAAGACCTACG AAGTTTGACCACCGAAGATCCTGCCAGA gaaacaactacaacaacaacaatagcaaCATCTCAGCGTGTTTCAACTTTTTTCAGCAAGGCATCAACG attcAGACGAAGGAAGAATCCAGCTTAACACCTCATGCAACAAATACACCAACTAAATTAAACCCAGTTGCAACCAGTAATGATGTGCCAT gGGCATTACATTTTGCCATCCTAATTGCCATCATACTTGTTGCACTATTTGGTTTCATAATCTAcatgaagaggaaaagag GCAGGAACACAAGCTATGGAACAAGTTTGACCAGAAGATCATCATGCATGAATGTAGGGTTCTATCCCCTCTCTGCCCTACCTGAAAGTGATCTGGAGGACATTCTGA GGCCTGACATCATATCAGCACCTCTACAGACTGTGTTGGACAACCTGGATGTTTTGGAGGAGCTGGTTATTTTGTTGGATCCAGAGAGCCATGGCGTCAAGAACACCAAACATCTTGCATCTCACTGCTCCTTCCCGTCCACCTGGATCACGTACACCTATTCTATGAAGGACAGTAAGAGCCCTCTTAAAGCTGTGCTGGAAGGGGTCACTAGCAGGCACCCTGACTGGACAGTGGGGCATCTGGCAAAGCTGCTCAGACATATAGAGCGCAATGATGCCATTGCCCCCCTTGCAAAACTCAGATTTAATTAG